The DNA segment GGCCGCCAGCCCGGCGCCGCCCTCGGCGACCGGGTACAAGCAGCGGATGACCTGCGACCGCATGCCGTGCGGGCGTCCGTTGACCACCGTGTCGGGGTCGAGGTTGATCAGCTTGGCCAACTCGTAGTTACGCAGAATCGGCTGCGGCAACAGGATCTGGTGACAGGAGTCCTCGTCCGGGTTGAGCAGGTCACGCTCCCCGCCGGTGGTGCCCTGCAGGCTGGTCACCACCTCCTCACGGATGGCGTCCAGCGGTGGGTTGGTCACCTGGGCGAACAACTGGTGGAAGTAGTCGTACAGCATCCGCGGTCGCTGCGACAGGACGGCGACCGGGGTATCGGTGCCCATCGATCCGATCGGCTCGGCGCCGTTCCGCACCATCGGCGCAACCAGCAGGTTCAGCTCCTCGTAGGTGTAGCCGAAAACCAGCTGTCGCATCACGAGCCGGTGATGCGGCATGCGCACATACTTGCCCGCCGGCAACTTGTCGAGCGGAACCAAGCCCTTGTCGAGCCACTGCTGGTAGGGGTGCGCGGCGGCCAGTTCGGCCTTGATCTCCTCATCGGAGACGATGCGCCCCTGCCCGGTGTCCACCAGGAACATCCGGCCCGGCTGCAGCCGCATCCGGCGCACCACCTTCGACGGGTCCAGATCCAGCACGCCGGCCTCGGAGGCCATCACCACCAGGCCGTCGTCGCTGACCCAGATCCGCGACGGGCGCAGGCCGTTGCGGTCCAGCACGGCACCCACCACGGTGCCGTCGGTGAACGTCATCGAGGCCGGGCCGTCCCACGGCTCCATCAACGACGCGTGGTACTGATAGAACGCCCGACGCGCGGGGTCCATGCTCTCGTGGCGCTCCCAGGCCTCGGGGATCATCATCAGCACCGCGTGGGCCAGGCTGCGTCCCCCCAGGTGCAGCAGTTCCAGCACCTCGTCGAAGCGCGCGGTGTCGGAGGCACCGGGTGTGCAGATCGGGAACAACTTCTCCACGTCAGCTTCCGACCCGAAGATGTCGGTCTTGATCAGCGCCTCGCGGGCCCGCATCCAGTTCTCGTTGCCGGTGACGGTGTTGATCTCCCCGTTGTGCGCGATCCGCCGGAACGGATGCGCCAGCGGCCAGGACGGGAAGGTGTTTGTGGAGAACCGCGAGTGCACGATGCCCAGCGCGCTGGTCAGCCGCTCGTCCTGCAGGTCCAGGTAGAACGCCTTGAGCTGCGGGGTGGTCAGCATGCCCTTGTAGACGAACGTCTGGCCGGACAGGCTCGGGAAGTACACGGTTTCCCGGCCCGGTCCGTCCTGACCCGGGCCCTTGGTGCCGAGTTCGTGCTCGGCGCGCTTGCGGACCACGTAGCAGCGCCGCTCCAACGCCATATCAGCCGCTCCGGCCAGGAACACCTGCCGGAAGGTGGGCATGGCATCGCGGGACAGCGCGCCCAGCGAGGAGTCGTCGGTGGGGACGCTGCGCCAACCCAGCACTTGCAGCCCCTCGGCTTCGGCGATCTTCTCCACGGCGGCGCAGGCCGCCGCGGCGTCTCGAGACGACTGCGGCAAGAACGCGATACCGGTGGCGTAGCTGCCGGGGGCGGGCAGGTCGAAATCCACCACCTCGCGAAGGAATGCGTCGGGGACCTGAAGCAAGATGCCCGCACCGTCACCGCTGCGCGGTTCGGCGCCCTGTGCACCGCGATGCTCCAGGTTCAGGAGGGCGGTGATCGCCTTATCCACGATGTCGCGGCTTCGTCGGCCGTGCATGTCGACGACCATGGCCACCCCGCACGAATCGTGTTCGAACGCGGGGTCGTACAGCCCGACGCGCTTGGGCGTCATTCCCACCTAACCCTTCACCAGACTTCTCCGCGCGGCCCTATCAGCGGCTCCGCCGGAGCCTCACCCAAAGGTTGCGGGCGAGACCCCCGTGGTCTTGTCGATAGGCTGTTGGCCAGGCGTGGCTGATCCGGTTGGTGATTGGTCCGTGCAACGCTGAACGGTGGCCCCGGAACCGGTCTCGACAAGTCGTAAAACGATATGACAAAACCCGCCTGACATGCCAACTTTCTCATACTAACCTGCCGGCTGGCGGCATCCTACATTCCCGTAACCACCCCTCGGCGGCGACTCGACGTCCCGGTTTTCCCGTCGCAGACTCTGCCCATGGCGAAGCGCATTCCGCGGGTCGCCGGCCACACCAACCGCTTAGGCGAGTTTGCTGCGTTCACGGGGATGGGCCGTTTGCCGGCCTCGTCGCCGGCGCGCAGGTCCGTCACACCGGCAACACTGCGCGAGATAAGACGTGGCAGCAATGCCGTCGGGATCGCCGATCGCCGGACCCACGGCGTTGCCCAGCGGCCCCCACGGGCCCCGGGCTGAGTTTGCACGATAGTAATAGGAGTCTAAAGCCCAAACCACAACGGGCGTTGGTGATCTAGCGCCGACAGCGGCTCGGCCGGTGGCCGATACTGGACGGATAGTTTGGTCAGCGTCCGTCGTCGGCGGACACCCCGGGCGGCTCGTGAGCCAGCAGCCCGCCGCGGGCGCGACGATCGGTCGCCTGTCACCTCGAGGAGCCCATCACGTGCGCGACGAATTCCTCCGCGACCGTCTGCGGCCACAGCAGCCACCCGCCCCGGCCACCGGCCGGCCCGATCCGCGGTCGGTGGGTCCCTATCCGGCGCCACCACCGACTCCTCCCCGCCGGCCCCGCCTCGCCGGCCCGGCACTCCCCCCCCCGCCCGTCCGCTGCCACCGCCGCCGTTCCCGCCGGTGGCCCGGTCGCCGCAGTCGCCGGCGCCGGCGGCTGCGTCATCACCGCGCCCACCGGTAGCTCCGCCGCGCGCGCTGCCCGACCCGGCACCGCCGGTAGCCCCGTCACACCCGCCGGCACCCGCACCGCGCGCGGCTCCCCCGCCGCCGGGTCCCTGGGCCGACTCCGCTGCGGCACCGGTGCCCATCCGGGCACGCTCAGGCGACCGCGGTTGGCGACGCGTCGTTCGGATGGTGCCCCTGGGCCTACTGGGCCGGTCAGCCCGGCAACGCGAGGCCGCCCACCTGGAGGCGGCGATACGAACCGTCCTGCACGGCAACCACAAGGTCGGCGTGCTGGGCAAGGGAGGTGTGGGGAAGACGTCGGTCGCCGCCAGCGTTGGATCGATCCTGGCTGAGCTGCGCAAGCAGGACCGCATCGTCGCTATCGACGCCGACACCGCCTTTGGCCGGCTCAGCAGCCGAATCGACCCGCGGGTCACCGGCTCGTTCTGGGAACTGACCGCCGACGCCAACCTGCAGACCTTCGGCGACGTGACGGCCCGGGTGGGCTGCAATTCCGCGGGCCTGTACGTGCTGGCCGGTGAGCCGGCGTCCGGCCCGCGCCGGGTGCTCGATCCGGCGATCTATCGGGAAGCCGCGTTACGGCTTGATCGTCACTTCGCGATTTCGGTCGTCGACTGCGGCTCGACGATGGACTCCGCGGTCACCCAGGAGGTCCTGCGAGATCTGGATGCGCTGATCGTGGTGAGCTCACCGTGGGCCGACGGCGCCGCGGCCGCCGCCAAGATCATCGAGTGGCTGGCGGACCGGGGCCACACGGGTTTGTTGCGGCGCAGCGTCGTGGTGCTCAACGACTCCGACGGCCACGCCGACAAGCGCACCAGGTCGGTGCTGGCCCGCGAGTTCGTCGATCACGGCCAGCTCGTGGTCGAGGTGCCGTTCGATCCGCATCTGCGGCCCGGCGGTGTCATCGATGTCAGCCATGAAATGGCCCCGGCGACACGGCTGAAGTTTCTGCAGGTCGCGGCGATGATCGCGGGGTATTTCGCGGCACGGCCCGACGGGACGCGCAACCGTCAGCCCGACGACGATGCGGGCACACCGAAGCACTGAACAACCGAACTGGTCAGCGGCCCACACCCACACACGCACGGCGCGAGAAATCGGTCGATTTCTCGCGCTGTGCGCACGCTTGGCATCCTCGCATCGCCGAACCGCAGACCCCTCGAAGCAGCGGCTCCGGCGGTGGTGGATCATGCCGATTGGGCTGTCACCCGCTCGCGGATGGGATAGCCGTTGCGCTCGGCAAGGGACCGCAGCTGTCCCAGGGCGAATGCCCGGGCCCGGCCGGCCTCGGGAATCACCACCCCCGCCCACAGTCCTTCGGCGCCTGGCGACTCGACGGCGTCGCGGGCACAGGCCCACCGGCGCGGGCATGCGCGACACAACACCTTGGCCTCCTCGTCGGGGGTCTCGGTCCACCGGTCGGGGTCTTGCGTGCAAACCCCCAGCGGGACGTCGTATAGAGCTGTAGCGGTCATGTCTTGCCTTCCTCCAGAAAGCGTTGCAGGTTGGTTACCTCTGCTGCAGAACTGTATAGCACCAACCGTTGCAGTGCAACAGTTACTGATCCGCGCTGGTCCGGCGCTGCTACGACTTTGCCTGTGGATCCCACAGTTTACCGTTCTACACGCTGTCTACCAGGGCTTACTTCCTGTCAATCGGCTGTGGATCGGCGCCGAAGACGCTGGGATTGACCTCCCGGCACCGGGCACGGCCGCGGAAAAACTGTTTCGGTCTGCGACAGTTCGCGGTACAGTGAACCGTAGCGGAAGCCCGGCTGCCCGTGGCGGTGGCTCCCAGGCGGGAGCCACCGCCACCGGCGCGAAAACGTAGCGAAGTCATAGCATTGGAAGGGTGCGACGGTTAGCATGGTGGGAAGCGGAAGGACCCTGCTGCCCGCCCTACCGTCCGCGAGCGAGGAATCGACGCAGATGCCCGACGCCGAATCGACCGGCGGACCAGCACCGCTGGTCGCGCACCACGGCGCGTCGTCGCGCGCGATCGCGTCGGGCCGCGGCCCGGTAACCGGCCGCGCAGCCGTTGTCCGCACGGCGGCCGGCGGACGCCGCGAGGATCCGCGAGTCCGTCGGGCGCAGCCGCCAACGGTGTCCGATGATGGACGGTGGCGGATCGTGGACGACGGCCACACCGGTAAGTTCGTCGACGGACGACGCCGCAGTTCGGTGACCATCAACGACACGACCATCGTCCGGTTCGGCGATCCCACTGGAGGCAAGGCGTTGACGTTCGAAGTCGTCAGGCCGTCGAATTCGGCTGAAGAGCAGCACCAACCAGCGGACAAGTCGAACGGTCAGACCAACGAACCCGATCCTGGCGTGGTCCGCGCCGGGGCGGCCGCCGCGGCGCGCCGTCGCGAGCTCGACATCAGTCAGCGCAGCCTGGCCGCCGACGGGATTATCAACGCCGGCGCGCTCATCGCCTTCGAAAAGGGCCGCAGTTGGCCGCGCGAACGGACCCGGGCCAAGCTCGAGGAGGTGCTGCGGTGGCCCGCCGGCACCATCGCGCGCATCCGTCGCGGCGAGCAGCCCGTCACCCAGCCAAACCCCCCGGCAAGCTCACCACCCCCGCCGGCAACCCGGGAGACGTCGCCCTCCGACGCCCCAGCGTCGTTGATCGCGCAGGCCGTGGCCGCGGCCGTGGACACCTGCAGCCTGGCCATCGCGGCGTTGCCGTCGCCGCAGGATCCCG comes from the Mycobacterium shinjukuense genome and includes:
- a CDS encoding MinD/ParA family ATP-binding protein, with product MVPLGLLGRSARQREAAHLEAAIRTVLHGNHKVGVLGKGGVGKTSVAASVGSILAELRKQDRIVAIDADTAFGRLSSRIDPRVTGSFWELTADANLQTFGDVTARVGCNSAGLYVLAGEPASGPRRVLDPAIYREAALRLDRHFAISVVDCGSTMDSAVTQEVLRDLDALIVVSSPWADGAAAAAKIIEWLADRGHTGLLRRSVVVLNDSDGHADKRTRSVLAREFVDHGQLVVEVPFDPHLRPGGVIDVSHEMAPATRLKFLQVAAMIAGYFAARPDGTRNRQPDDDAGTPKH
- a CDS encoding WhiB family transcriptional regulator, with the protein product MTATALYDVPLGVCTQDPDRWTETPDEEAKVLCRACPRRWACARDAVESPGAEGLWAGVVIPEAGRARAFALGQLRSLAERNGYPIRERVTAQSA
- the espM gene encoding ESX-1 type VII secretion system transcriptional regulator EspM, which translates into the protein MPDAESTGGPAPLVAHHGASSRAIASGRGPVTGRAAVVRTAAGGRREDPRVRRAQPPTVSDDGRWRIVDDGHTGKFVDGRRRSSVTINDTTIVRFGDPTGGKALTFEVVRPSNSAEEQHQPADKSNGQTNEPDPGVVRAGAAAAARRRELDISQRSLAADGIINAGALIAFEKGRSWPRERTRAKLEEVLRWPAGTIARIRRGEQPVTQPNPPASSPPPPATRETSPSDAPASLIAQAVAAAVDTCSLAIAALPSPQDPEFTERAAPILADLRQLEAIAVQATRISRITPELIKALGAVRRHHDELMTLGATAPGATLAQRLYAARRRANLSTSETAQAAGVTEEMIVRAEAEEVLPASAADKIEALISQIN